The genomic region GAGTTTTTCCACTGGGAAAATGTATTCTGCTGCTCAGATGTTGGGGGAGGTTGCAATAACTGAAAATGTAATTGTATTGAGCTGTTGTTACTCCAATAATTCCCCTTGTTAATAAAGGGATCATTGAATGCGTCTGACATGCCAATCTGTTGTGGGCTTTCTCTAGATTTCTATCTTAGTTTAGGGACGTGTGATGAAACTTGACAACCGTTTTAGACCAGGGCTGTGTTCAGTAGTGCATACTGTAGCAAAAATGTATTTCAATCAAAAACAAAAATCTGTGTTCTTACAGGGACAGTTTAGGTCTCtccctgtttaaaaaaatattttcttccTACTGCACATGGCCCAGCTTTCTGGGAAGCCATTTGTCAAAATGACTCAGATAAATCCTTTAAACTTTTAATTAGCCAGTGTCATGCATGTTTTATTATGGGAATTACATATCTAAGGAAAGAAATATATTTTGCAGTGTTCATATTTCCAATAATAAAAAGATAAGTTACTTTGACTTAACGTTACATCACCCACTTTAGAGTAGACTATTTTGCTTATCTGCTctctttcctcatctcctttccttcccAACAAGGAAAGTAATAAAACAAATAGACTGGAAGTGACGCAGGTACATTCCCTCCATTTGACGGAAGTGAGGGAGAGGCTGAAAGCTGTGTCTAGCTTTTTCAGCGTGAGAGAGCTGTTTGTGTTTTGAAGGCATTCGTCGTCAAAGGAAGTTGACACTTCCTAGATTTCAATCGACATCACGCTGAAATTACTCTGGGTATGGCGATAGTGAATGCGCTTTCAAGCATGTAACAATCAAATGGAAACGTGACAGCACGTATGGCGTTTTGTAGCTAGCTATCTGATATTCTGAAGGGCCTTAGCTACAACTAGCATATCACGCCTCAGACACGCTGGAATGTTCTGCCAAGCTCAATACTTCAACCTGTTTCAGATATGACATGCTGCTATTTAACAGGAAAGCTATAAGTGAGTTGTCGGCTAGATAGCTACGGATGATGACAGGGCGTCGTTGGTGTAAACAGCTCGCTAACAGCTAGCTAAGCTATATTGGTTTGGGAAACTAACGCCAGCCTCAAATCCTACCATGCTCGTTtgctatgtttttaaaaaattaactgggtggttcgaggccTGAATGCTGATCGgccgtggtatatttaagcaataaggcacgagggtgtgtttatatggccaatataccacggctaacggTTGTTCTGAATCACGACGCAACACGGAATGCCTGGATACAGCGCTTAGccgtggtatgttggccatataccacatacccccaaggtgccttattgctattataaattggttacaaacgtaattagaacagtaaaaataaatgttgtcaTGCCCGTGTtctacggtctgatataccatggctgtcagccaattagCATTCAGAGCTGAACCAGCAAGTttataattaagtgataatgaccgagaagctggtgtttggagtgTATATTGGCATGGGGTGGTGTTAGGGACGAGGCAAAGTATTTTATGCAACGGGTTagcaacatattcaaataatgattgacatgtTCATGTTATTTTGATTAACTTATTCATACtctttcatccttccacaagctaTAGTCCTGACAATTTGTGTTGCTATCcaagctggctggctggtctttCGTTCTAtcagttcggttgccagagacgcgacccagccattcagtctttttgtcctgtatctatggacgcgacccagtctttcgttctaaatgttctattaccatactggctggcaacgttcttatcccttgcttgctggctagccaactatggctaacttaGTCACgccaaacagtgcagccagaataacaacagtagctgcatttgtttaagcagctttctagtgacatttatttggctACATCTATAACAATGAGCAAATGAGAcgtgatttcgcctggcatagaaaatgtgctctctcttcACGTCACTGTTGTTGataggagctagccaacaacacaactaacataatcacttcaaactgaagctggaaagtgTAAACAGTACTTTGTTTCTTGTAGCTTTTTTCaaatgacatttctttgtatatatctgTAAAAACAATACCATCTGATTCATGATTTCTACTGGCTGAGAGGCTGTATCTCATCCTGACTCTTGACATTCCCATTACAATGGGAAagttgggactcccaatcacatccggttgtgatacagcctggaatctaaccaggatctgtagtgatgcctctagcactgagatgcagtgccttaaactgctgcgccactcaggagcccacaaATGTGAGAATGTCTAGacgctttttatagtggagatcaactTTATATATTGCCCGGCTGggttgatgagacagtggattgcgtaGTCACATGGAATGGGCATGAGTAAATGGGCATTTTAACGtcagatttagccggtggtaatttgtggaatagacaccggctggaaagTGGTTTTAACCAattagcattcaggattagaagcACCTGTTGTAtaacagaccgtataccacgggtatgacatttacttttactgttctaatttcattggcaaccagtttataatagcaataaagcacctTGGGGGTctgtggtgtatggccaatataccacagctaagggctgtatccaggcactccgtgttgtgaTCTTGAACAGCCATTagtcatggtatattggccacataccacaccccATCTGGCCTTATTGCTTGAGTATAGAATACTAGATGAAAGACCACTAACTCATGCTAAATAGTAacaaatggctagctagctagcaaaagaTGTCAACATAGCTAAGACTGCAGGTAATGTGGTCTCTCGCAAAACCAGCAGCTGCCAGGGAAATGTTTGTCACCATTCATCCATATCTAGCTTCTAGTAACTTCCTTTCTCTGTAATTCCTTTAGATTCGAGCTAGCTACTGTCTTCTACTTGATTAACAACGTCCCTGTCTCGAACTGTCAACACCTTCATCGAGCACCAACTAGCTACATCTCCTGGGTGCAGTCTGGCCAAGAAAATAATGTCCTACAGTTGAAGATGGGAGGTAGTGGCTCCAAAACCAAGGGTTATTGGCCTTTTGCTGGTTCAGGCAGTGTTGATGGTGATCCAACCAAAGAGGGAGTCGACGAACAGTCGCTGGCGAGGCTCCGAAGTTTCCAAAGGGCGACGCCCTTCGTGTTTACCAGACAAAGGTAAATACAGCATCATAAGTAcctatagtgcattcggaaagtattcagaccccttgactttttccacattttgttacgttagacgtattctaaaatagatttaatttaaattccctcaatctacacacaataccccatatgacAAAGCAATAACAGGGTTTTAGAAATTGTAGCATACCCCATCTtattgggtatgactctacaagcttggcacaccagtattgggggtgtttctcccattcttctctgcagatcctctcaagctctgtcaggttggatggtgagcgtcgctgtgcagctattttcaggtctcggagacttgtcccgaagccactcctgcgttgtcttggctgtgtgcttagggtcgttatcctgtttgaaggtgaaccttcgccccagttggagttcctgagcgctctggagtaggttttcaccaacgatctctctctgtactttgcgccgatcatctttccctcgatcctgactagtctcccagtccttgccgctgaaaagtgtgcaaagctgccgttaaggcaaagggtggctatttgaagagtctcaaacaaatcaaaatgtattttatataacacttttttggtttctaaattattccatgtgttatttcatagttttgatgtcttactattattcaacaatgtagaaaataaagaaaaacccttgaatgagtaccggtaggtgttctaaaacaggTAGTGTATCTGTGGAGAACACCTAGTCTGATTAATCATGCTGTAACACAATTAATTGGTATATACAGCCTCAAACTAATGCTTGCAAAATAATTAAAATGTTCCTTACAAGaaagaatgttgaataaaattacattttaaacTTACTCTACTGGTTGTCTGTGTGGTTTGATCTTCAGCTGCTTGAAATTTGACCAAATATCTACAGGAAAGTATTGTTTACTCAACTTTTTAGAGAGCCAGTAGGTGTATGGTTCGGTTCAGCACCAAAGTAAAGTTTGTTTTATGTTGGATATTTGGTTTTCTCTTGTCAATAGCTATTGAACCAAGCATGCCATGACAATGAACATTTATATATTCTGATTTGGGAGGATGGAGAACAATTGAAATTGGCATACAAAAAAGGTGTCTATTTGTTCTCCATCCTCCCCTAATTCAGACTGTACCACTGTTCATTGTCATGGAATGCTTGGTTCAATAGCTATTGTTGAGAGAACAGAATATTGAATATAAAACAAACTTTTCTTGGTACTGAACCGAATCAACCCGGCTCTCTAAAAAGTTGTGATAAgcaatactttcctgtggatattttgttTTAAAAAATCGAGCAGCTTACGGATAAACCTCACAATTGGTAGAGTAAgtttaaattatattatattcaacattctggcttgtaaggaACATTTACACGATTTTGCAGGAATTAGTCCAAGGCTGTACATACCAATTAATTGTTTATTACAGCCTGATTAATCAGACTAGACCACACCCAGCAGTAACCCTTATGTCTTATCTGCTTTCAGCTCCCTGTACTTCGACGAGGATGGAGACCTGGCCCACGAGTTCTATGAGGAGACGGTTGTGACGAAGAATGGCCGCAAGAGGGCCAAACTGAAGAAGATCCAGAAAAACCTCATACCTCAGGTAACGGCCCCCTCTGTCAGGTAACGGCCCCCTCTGTCAGGTAACGGCCCCCATTTGGAATACAAATACAAAAGTTCCTGTTTGCTTCCAATCTGAATTTCTCCAATATAAACTCTATTGGACACCCCCCTAGTATGCATGATGAAA from Oncorhynchus kisutch isolate 150728-3 linkage group LG5, Okis_V2, whole genome shotgun sequence harbors:
- the LOC109891356 gene encoding tumor suppressor candidate 2-like isoform X1, with protein sequence MRLGRSIFELATVFYLINNVPVSNCQHLHRAPTSYISWVQSGQENNVLQLKMGGSGSKTKGYWPFAGSGSVDGDPTKEGVDEQSLARLRSFQRATPFVFTRQSSLYFDEDGDLAHEFYEETVVTKNGRKRAKLKKIQKNLIPQGTIKLEHPCIHVDFPVVLSLAQASDTCTEKHEL
- the LOC109891356 gene encoding tumor suppressor candidate 2-like isoform X2; its protein translation is MRLGRSIFELATVFYLINNVPVSNCQHLHRAPTSYISWVQSGQENNVLQLKMGGSGSKTKGYWPFAGSGSVDGDPTKEGVDEQSLARLRSFQRATPFVFTRQSSLYFDEDGDLAHEFYEETVVTKNGRKRAKLKKIQKNLIPQGTIKLEHPCIHVDFPVVLCEV
- the LOC109891356 gene encoding tumor suppressor candidate 2-like isoform X4 — protein: MGGSGSKTKGYWPFAGSGSVDGDPTKEGVDEQSLARLRSFQRATPFVFTRQSSLYFDEDGDLAHEFYEETVVTKNGRKRAKLKKIQKNLIPQGTIKLEHPCIHVDFPVVLCEV
- the LOC109891356 gene encoding tumor suppressor candidate 2-like isoform X3; amino-acid sequence: MGGSGSKTKGYWPFAGSGSVDGDPTKEGVDEQSLARLRSFQRATPFVFTRQSSLYFDEDGDLAHEFYEETVVTKNGRKRAKLKKIQKNLIPQGTIKLEHPCIHVDFPVVLSLAQASDTCTEKHEL